Part of the Cryptococcus neoformans var. grubii H99 chromosome 2, complete sequence genome is shown below.
ATCTATTtactccttcctcccgGCAGATTGAACCAACAATCCGTGCGCCCAGTACTGCATCGGATAGCAATCCCTTGTACTCTCGATCCTCCCTTCGTTCTATAGTTACACCTCCTTCAGCCTCTGCTTCTACCTCGCGCTATGTCCCATCAGGTCTTTCCTCGTTTGCTCCATCTGCTTCGCCGACAGAGCCTCCCGCCCCCTCCAATGGCGGAGGCAAATATGGATCTATCAGTCGAACAGACCGACGCCGGTTAGGGAGGCACCTTCCAAGAATTGCATccggagaaaaaggatgggaggatgatgaagcatccaaaggaaaagataaTGCGTCGGAAGGCAGGAGAGTACCTTCCACCCTCGGTAAACACACTACGATTCTAGCCGAtagcgaagaagagaataAGCCTCCCAGGCCAAAAATCGGCaaaaagatggatgaaCATGTATCAACAAACTCGACGCCCAAGTCATCCATCGTTCGTGCTACCCAGCCTCCAGATATCCTCGCGCCCTCTGTCAACGAAAATCAACCCCAGCCTCAAGCATCACGCATCCCTTCCACACCATCGAAACGGCGATCACAGTTCATGCCCTTCACCCACAAATCAGCAATCACGGATGCGATCAATCCCAAGTCCCCTAGACCTGAGCTCACAGgtgaggagatgaagggtcTCATGAATGCCGTAGGCAGTCTACCCGCAAGAGGTGGCcaaaaggatgaggatgatggtgtAACAGGCATGTCCAACCGCCTTCGACTAACTAAATCCCGTCTTCCACCTTCTGCGTCTTCGGCATCTGTAGCACCCGCCCCTCTTCCGTCAAAACGGCTGATTCAAACAAACTGGATGGATAAACATCGGCATGCTCTAGGATCCTACGAGTATCTGTGTCACGTAGGCGAAGCACAGCAATGGATTGAAGGCTGCCTTGAGGAGGAGTTACCTTTTGGTGTAAcggaaatggaggagggaCTGAAAAACGGTGTCGTACTGGCCAAATTGGCGAGAGTGTAcgaaggcgaggaggtTGTGAAGAAGATCTGGACGGTATGTGCTTTGTGAACAAGAATGAAATCCTCAAGGACTTAAGCTTACCACCTGCTCAGGAGACAAAACATAGGTACAAGCAATCGGATAACATCAACTATTTTCTCAATTTTGTTAGAAATGTCGGGATGCCAGAAGTCTGTCCTTATCCGCCACCTTAACCGGACACGAACTGACCAGCACGAGTAGACGTTTATCTTTGAACTTACAGACCTTTACAATAAAAAGAACATTCCTAAAGTCATCTTTTGCATTCATGTTTTAAGGTAAGATCTTATGTCAACATTGTTGTTGCGACGCTCATGGAAGACAAGTCATTTGCTTGCGCGTCTTGGTCGAGCTGAACGTATCGGCAACTTGGTTGGACAGTTTGAATTTACTAGTAAATATCCTTATCTATGAAAGGGAGAACGAGAAATGGCTGACATGAAGCACAGACGAACAAATCGCGGCCGCACAAAAGGACCTGCAGGGTATTGCCATGCCAAATTTCGGCGACGCTGGAAAGTCTCTCGCCAAAGAAGCGAGCTGGGTCCCCGAAGAGCCCGAGGAGACAGAGGACGAGAGTAAGTGGTTTCCCCAATGCGCTACATTCTCAATTCAAGCTGACAAATGTGTAGAGCGTGATCGATTGCTCCAGGAGTGTGAAGATTCGATTATCGGCCTTCAGCGTCATCTCCGGGGTCACCTTGCCCGTATGCGCTCATCCCGTATTCAAGCTCAGCTGGAGCTCGCCGAGCCAATCATCCGTCGTCTTCAAGCCCGCGCTCGGGGAGTTCTATGCCGCCGAGCTCTGTTGGCTGaactgaagaaaaggaaacaCCTCCACTCGATGGCTCAATCCATACAGGCTGCTGTGCGAGGTCAGATTGTTCGAAGAAGCTGGGAGAAGCGAGTGACGGAAGTCAGGAGCCTGGACGTTGTGGGACTGCAAGCTCATCTAAAGGGACTGCTAGCAAGgacgaagagaaagacCGACGAAAAGAGACTGGGGAACACAATGAAGGGAGTAACTGGGCTTCAAGCACACTGTCGAGGGTGTTTAatgagaaggggaagaagaacttaCAAGAATTTATTGGAAGAGCCTCAAACAGTCCAATCGATCAGCTCTCTTCAGGCCTTGCTAAGAGGTCGCCTACACCGACAAACAGTTGCTACACAGCAGCGCAAAATTGTGAGCCAAACAGCTACTTTCACCTCTCTCCAATCTCACCTTCGAGGAGCTATTGTTCGACGTAATATTCGTGCGCAAGAGCAAAAGATGGACGATGCCACCAATTATATCGTTGCTGTTCAAGCTGTTGCGCGAGGAGTTCTTGCTCGTAACAAAAAGCGCACTTTCACTCGAGAGCTCCAACAAAGCGCTTCATCTACTATTTCTTTCCAAGCCCTTGCTCGTGCTCGCATTGCCAAGCAATCACATAAGAGCATGCAGAAAGCACTCGCCAAGGTCGAAGTTGCCGGTTCTGTTGGAGGGTTACAGGCTTTCCTCCGCACCAAGCTTGCCAAAAAGCAAACAAcggagcagaagaaaaaacTCGAATTCGTCCAGCCCGACGTTATCGGTTTCCAGGCTATGGCAAGGGGTTATCTCGCAAGGGAAGAGTATCATTTCTGGCGCGATTATCTGCATGACGGGAAAACAATCGGTGCTCTCGTATTCTTACAGTCCCTCATGCGAGGATTCATTGCTCGTCGACGACATTACATTCGAACCAGCTTTATTCATCAAAATGTTGACAAAATCGTTAAAATTCAGGCCCTGTGGAGAGGTCGCCAGCAACGAGTGTCGTATGAAAAGCTCATCACTGGTATCGATGTTGACGTGCCAACTATTCAAAGCTATATGCACTTGCTCGACGACACCGAATCCGATTTTGCGGACCAAGTACGTATTGAGGCGCTGCGAGGGCAGGTGGTGGACCTCATCAGAGAAAATCAGACGCTGGAGACAGAGGTGAAAGACTTGGACACCAAGATTGcactcatcatcaacaatcAAATGACCTTCCAGGAACTTGCCCGGGCAAAACGGCGAACGGAAACTGCAACCTATCACGCACCGAATAATGATCCTTTCTCCAATGGTGTGCACCTGGACAGGACAAATCAGCGTAAATTGGAGCTTTATGAACAGCTTTTCTTCATGTTGCAAACGAAGCCGGAATATATTTCGAGGTTGTTACGCGTCTTGTCTATAGAGGATGAAACAgcagaaaaggagagaagactGGTAGAAGGAGTGACAATGATCTTGTTTGCATTCGGTCAcgagaggagggaagaataCCTCTTCCACAAACTGCTTCAGGTAACTcgccccttttttttgtcCTGGCAGGAAGTAGATGCTAAAGCCGTACTGTATAGCTTGCTGTTCACGAAGAAATCCTTCGGGCGCCAACCCTACAGGACCTCGTCCATTCTCGTTTCCCGATCATACCCGTTACTGCTCAGTACATCAAACCCTCACTGACACCCTATATCCACGATGTCATAGCTCCTCATGTGATGAGAATTGTCGGTGCGCCCGAATTGGACCTTTGCACGGACCCTGTTCGAGTAAGTGCATAACGCGACGTATACAGTTGAGAAGCTCATTATATCCAAAGCTATACATAGGCACCATCAACGCCGAAGAGACTCAGACTGGGATGCCTTCTGCTTTGCCGAGGGACCGAAACGCGGACCAAATCTTGCAGGAGCATGCTATCACCCGAGCTTTGTTTATCAGGAGTAAGTGTGGTCTCATACATCTATAAAATCTCGCCTCGCTGACAATGGCACATAGACTTGCAAGAATTAAGAAATTTGACCGACTTCTTGTTGACCGATATCCTCCAGTCCCACGATAAGCTGCCGTATACCATTCGCTTAATGGCCCGAGAGGCATTGCTTGCTCTTCAAGTGAGTAACGCCGATGGTATAAAAGTCGACAACTGATCACTTTATAGCGTAAATTCCCTGAAGCCATGGATGATGACCTTGTTCCTGTGGTTGCACGAACAGTCATactccctttccttctcccggCCATCATGTTGGTCCTATTTACTTTTTGCCGCCCATGCCAAACGCTGATTTTCCTTGTAGTGCCCCTGAGCAATTCGGCATGGCCCCTGATGGAGTTGGCGCTGTCGAACGGCGGAATCTCTCTGAACTCGCCAATCTTCTTACTCATGTTGCTGGTCAAGCATATACTGATACCCCGGATCAGAGACTTATGCGCACGCCTCTTGAGGCATTTATCACTGCCATGGCGTTACCCTTCCGGGAGTGGTTGCTGGATGGTAAGCTCACAGCGTATGAACTAATCAGTGGAGCTGACTCGGGATTAGTGGCGGACGTTGAGCACGCTGAAGGGCATTTCCATGCCCATGAGTTGTTTGAATCCACAATTGAGGCAAAGCCTATAAAGATCACCAGAAAAGACATCTATGGAATGTTGAGTGCGCTGATACAGCACGTAGATGTATTGGTATGTATATGTAAGGTACCGTCTGTACCCATAGGTCACTAACAAATCCGTCAGACTCATGGAAGCAAAAAAGATCCGATTGTTCCTATTCtggaggagctggaaggTCCACCCATAGACTATGACAAAAGTAAAAATCAGGTCAATTTACGTCTCACCAATCGCCTAGCTGGGCCTACACGTGAGTCAAGTCGCCAGCGAGTCTAGCAATTCACTAACCACTTATGTTCTACAGCTGGCGATCCCAAAGCCGGAGCCAAAGCGGACTGGATCCAAGCCAAGCGCCATGTCCTTGCCGTATTACGAGTCCAGACAGGAAAGACATTGTTCGACGTGCTTGTGTCTAGACCAGAAGACATACATGAACAGCTGTGGATACAAGAGGTCCATAGGGATATTGCGCTTGAAAATGCCAGGAAGGCAAGGCACGGATTGCCGCCTGCACCTGTGGAGGCTGAATATCAAATTGAAAGCATCCGATCGTGAGTGGTGTCAGTCATGTATTCTCTGACCATGTATTCTTACACCAATTCAGCCTGCCTTTCCATGAGGTCAAATCCCGTGCCATCGAGTTTTGCATGAAGTTGGAACGATCAGGCCGTCTCTCTCGGGAGGATAATCTTCAGGGCCTTCTTGTATCGATCGCTTCTGACATTCGTCAAAAACACCATCTCCGTAAATTACGCAAGGATAACCTA
Proteins encoded:
- a CDS encoding IQ domain-containing GTPase activating protein, translated to MLKDQQHSPPRGASGLGRSSSIFSYQTRLLSRNNNITSPPNGRQTPTNSSSITASPAYASLASIAGKEALADSPPSTPIRRAVAKMIVDSSPSPTSTPTARTVTKHVRAAKSVDSVRNQWEAKIAGAQDGGTTHIMQKGGRGISATSRTAPMPSIAALPPPSSLPSTEPTEQAATQVEVSPTQISTDVGSEKDGSSRSSSSYMARRVAKRSTVYGASEFDSIRIPSTASMASTSTNLVDRPASPSIASTGSLLSPNATGESLAPSVRGQSVEERLAIAKSNALKRRQAREQAKAAVTHTQPATQSVIEKGTTSGQQEVMVDSELGITKKMPSQDKVTNGDLFQSEMANGKVEVNTSVIKPISDLAGAKQSSPSIPLASKVAASPFHDLFTPSSRQIEPTIRAPSTASDSNPLYSRSSLRSIVTPPSASASTSRYVPSGLSSFAPSASPTEPPAPSNGGGKYGSISRTDRRRLGRHLPRIASGEKGWEDDEASKGKDNASEGRRVPSTLGKHTTILADSEEENKPPRPKIGKKMDEHVSTNSTPKSSIVRATQPPDILAPSVNENQPQPQASRIPSTPSKRRSQFMPFTHKSAITDAINPKSPRPELTGEEMKGLMNAVGSLPARGGQKDEDDGVTGMSNRLRLTKSRLPPSASSASVAPAPLPSKRLIQTNWMDKHRHALGSYEYLCHVGEAQQWIEGCLEEELPFGVTEMEEGLKNGVVLAKLARVYEGEEVVKKIWTETKHRYKQSDNINYFLNFVRNVGMPETFIFELTDLYNKKNIPKVIFCIHVLSHLLARLGRAERIGNLVGQFEFTNEQIAAAQKDLQGIAMPNFGDAGKSLAKEASWVPEEPEETEDEKRDRLLQECEDSIIGLQRHLRGHLARMRSSRIQAQLELAEPIIRRLQARARGVLCRRALLAELKKRKHLHSMAQSIQAAVRGQIVRRSWEKRVTEVRSLDVVGLQAHLKGLLARTKRKTDEKRLGNTMKGVTGLQAHCRGCLMRRGRRTYKNLLEEPQTVQSISSLQALLRGRLHRQTVATQQRKIVSQTATFTSLQSHLRGAIVRRNIRAQEQKMDDATNYIVAVQAVARGVLARNKKRTFTRELQQSASSTISFQALARARIAKQSHKSMQKALAKVEVAGSVGGLQAFLRTKLAKKQTTEQKKKLEFVQPDVIGFQAMARGYLAREEYHFWRDYLHDGKTIGALVFLQSLMRGFIARRRHYIRTSFIHQNVDKIVKIQALWRGRQQRVSYEKLITGIDVDVPTIQSYMHLLDDTESDFADQVRIEALRGQVVDLIRENQTLETEVKDLDTKIALIINNQMTFQELARAKRRTETATYHAPNNDPFSNGVHLDRTNQRKLELYEQLFFMLQTKPEYISRLLRVLSIEDETAEKERRLVEGVTMILFAFGHERREEYLFHKLLQLAVHEEILRAPTLQDLVHSRFPIIPVTAQYIKPSLTPYIHDVIAPHVMRIVGAPELDLCTDPVRLYIGTINAEETQTGMPSALPRDRNADQILQEHAITRALFIRNLQELRNLTDFLLTDILQSHDKLPYTIRLMAREALLALQRKFPEAMDDDLVPVVARTVILPFLLPAIIAPEQFGMAPDGVGAVERRNLSELANLLTHVAGQAYTDTPDQRLMRTPLEAFITAMALPFREWLLDVADVEHAEGHFHAHELFESTIEAKPIKITRKDIYGMLSALIQHVDVLTHGSKKDPIVPILEELEGPPIDYDKSKNQVNLRLTNRLAGPTPGDPKAGAKADWIQAKRHVLAVLRVQTGKTLFDVLVSRPEDIHEQLWIQEVHRDIALENARKARHGLPPAPVEAEYQIESIRSLPFHEVKSRAIEFCMKLERSGRLSREDNLQGLLVSIASDIRQKHHLRKLRKDNLAGMIKAHEDMSKKKEEFEGRVKAYHDYIDGAMAELQAKGKKKPLFMSKQYRHQMSQKKQGKQAKFGSYKYTAADLYGKRILLSVNQFSPRQFDKLFIVISSNEVGVFNLELSYPSSTTVPGGLLGQDEVRMEDLLGAQYENKERLDMFEGQAAFSLNMLIHQINKKFYHS